Proteins co-encoded in one Lineus longissimus chromosome 11, tnLinLong1.2, whole genome shotgun sequence genomic window:
- the LOC135495853 gene encoding charged multivesicular body protein 4c-like, with translation MSALAKLFGSKKKEGPSTGEAIQKLRNTEEMLQKKSEFLEKKIDQELAVAKKNGVKNKRVALNALKRKKRLEKQLGQIDGTLSTIEFQREALENANTNTEVLKNMQYAAHALKSAHQQLNVDDVHDMMDDISEQTEVANEISDAISQPVGFADQIDEDDLMAELEELEQEDLDEALINIAAPSLPDVPTTDMPAPAKAKPKPVEDDDLAELQAWAS, from the exons ATGTCTGCTTTAGCGAAGCTGTTCGGGAGTAAAAAGAAGGAAGGACCCTCCACTGGGGAAGCCATCCAAAAACTGAGAAACACTGAGGAAATGCTCCAGAAAAAATCTGAATTTCTTGAAAAGAAAATAGATCAAGAACTGGCTGTCGCTAAAAAGAATGGAGTAAAGAATAAGAGAG TTGCACTAAATGCATTAAAGAGAAAGAAACGCTTGGAAAAACAGTTGGGACAGATTGATGGAACATTATCAACAATAGAATTTCAAAGAGAAGCCTTAGAAAATGCTAACACCAATACCGAGGTCCTGAAAAATATGCAATATGCAGCCCATGCACTGAAATCAGCTCATCAACAACT gaatgttgatgatGTTCATGACATGATGGACGACATCTCAGAGCAAACTGAAGTCGCAAATGAAATATCGGATGCtatttcacaacctgtgggatTTGCAGACCAAATAGATGAA GATGACTTAATGGCCGAGTTAGAGGAGCTTGAACAGGAAGACTTGGATGAGGCTCTCATCAATATCGCAGCGCCATCATTACCTGATGTGCCGACGACGGACATGCCCGCACCAGCCAAAG ccaAACCCAAGCCAGTAGAAGATGATGATTTAGCCGAGCTCCAGGCATGGGCATCTTAA